The candidate division WOR-3 bacterium genome includes the window AACAAAATTTAAAACGCTTCCCAAAGAATATTTGGTTTTTACTTTTTTGTCGTTTACGGCTTCCTCGATGGCTTCACTCACTGCCATACCAAGGCTTCCCGGAGAATCAGGATCTTCTTCGAGCATCTTTCTTCCGAAAGAAGTCTCATGGCTCGGACTCGCAACGCAAGTAGCGCCCCAGACGTTCATCAGCGTCTTTCTGAATGGTTTTTGGTCGTAACTTACTCTGACCATGAAGACTTTGCACTCCATATTGAGAAGTGAACAGGCGAAAGCGAGAGCGCTGCCCCATTGACCCGCTCCGGTTTCAGTCGTTATTTTTTCCGTCCCCTCCTTTTTGTTGTAATAGGCCTGGGCGATGGCAGTGTTAGGTTTGTGACTGCCTGTTGGAGATACACTCTCATTTTTGAAAAATATCTTGGCGGGCGTTTTCAGGTACTCTTCAAGCCCGCGCGCCCTGCTCAACGGCGTAGGCCTCCATTTCAAAAGAGTTTCTAAAACTTCTTTCGGTATTTCAATCCACCTATCAAGGCTCATCTCCTGCTCTATTAGCGATCTTGGAAAAATTACTTCGAGGTCTTCGGGTTTGACCGGATTTCCTCTATTGTCGACCGGCGGATGTGTTCCATTCAAATCTCCCGCAAGATTGTACCACTTAAGAGGTATTTCACTGTCTTCTAATACCGATTTATAATACACGTTATTCTCCTTTTTGGAATTTTTGATTATTGGGGATTGTTGGATTATTACACGAAAAATATGCGGGCGGTCAGACCGCCCACCAGATCCAGAGAGCCGATATGACTGCCGGTTTTAGTACATTCAATCCTCGTTTTAGAGCCGAATTTCTTTTTCCAAGTTCTTTCGAACCTCGCGTTATCTTGCAAAGACTCAGTCCTAATTTTTTCGATATTTTTCTCTGGCTCAATCCGCAAGCAAGCATTTTTGAAAGCTCCCAGCGGGAAGAAATCATTTTTATCTCGTCTTTTGTCAAAAGAGCCCGTAAAAAAGAACAAGCGATTTCCGGGTCGCTCATTTCGCTCAACACGATTGATATTTCTTTTAATTTGTCCATAATGTTTCTACAAATAGAAACATGTTTATACAGATTTGTCAACTTTGAGATAGAATGCAAACACAATTATTTTCGGAATCCTTGCCTCAGCATGTTAAAGAAATTATTATTTAATACAAAAATACAGGACATAAGGAGGTCAAATTGGAAGAAAATTCAAATCAAGAAAAATTTGAAGTAAGAGGCGAAGACCTCATCAAAAAAATCAACGAAATTCTAAAAGAGGGAAACGCGAAACGGATAATTATCCAAAACGAAAAAGGCGAGACTGTCGCCGAGTTTCCTTTGAGTGTAGGTGTCGTTGGTGTATTTCTATCTCCAATGTTAGCGGCGGCAGGAGCCATAGCCGCGCTGGCGACAAAATGCACGATAATTGTTGACAGGAAAAAAACACCCATCAAGGAGGATTAATTGTTAATATTTATGCTTCTTGTTTTGCTTTTTCCGCTGATTTCCTGTTCAAAAGACAATAAGCCGTTAGGAGACCCTTCTTTGCTTCCATCGGACGTCCTTGCAAATTACTTTATCGCACTCGAAAGTGAGGATTATGAAAGCGCAGTCTCCATGCTTTCCTCGCACACTATCGAAGTTATGTCTGATGCGCTAAGGGATGACTTAAACGAAAAAAAGCGGTTGGTAAAAGACGATTCCATCCTGAACCACAAAATTCAATCGCTTTTAGGCTTGCCGATAGAGGAAGCTCTTGTCAAAGAGAATTCTCAACTCATTGCTTTGTATATTGAAAAACTTCCTAAATATTTCGAATTTGACCCGAATTATTCTATTGTCAAGGAAGAAATAATTGACAGCACAAGAGCTTTTATTTGTCTCTTGTATCAAAA containing:
- a CDS encoding transcriptional regulator, which encodes MDKLKEISIVLSEMSDPEIACSFLRALLTKDEIKMISSRWELSKMLACGLSQRKISKKLGLSLCKITRGSKELGKRNSALKRGLNVLKPAVISALWIWWAV
- a CDS encoding DUF4342 domain-containing protein, with amino-acid sequence MEENSNQEKFEVRGEDLIKKINEILKEGNAKRIIIQNEKGETVAEFPLSVGVVGVFLSPMLAAAGAIAALATKCTIIVDRKKTPIKED
- a CDS encoding TrpB-like pyridoxal phosphate-dependent enzyme → MYYKSVLEDSEIPLKWYNLAGDLNGTHPPVDNRGNPVKPEDLEVIFPRSLIEQEMSLDRWIEIPKEVLETLLKWRPTPLSRARGLEEYLKTPAKIFFKNESVSPTGSHKPNTAIAQAYYNKKEGTEKITTETGAGQWGSALAFACSLLNMECKVFMVRVSYDQKPFRKTLMNVWGATCVASPSHETSFGRKMLEEDPDSPGSLGMAVSEAIEEAVNDKKVKTKYSLGSVLNFVMLHQTVIGLEAKKQLAKIGENKIDTVIGCVGGGSNFAGLGFPFIKDKIEGDSISIIACEPESCPTLTRGPFVYDFGDCAGMTPLLAMYSLGHKFIPPPIHAGGLRYHGAAPLLSKAIKENLVEARSFRQSECFTAAHVFARTEGILVAPETSHALACVVEEAVKAREEEKEKVILFCLSGHGLLDLKFYESHMNGNNVDFKLEEEYLLRSLSEIKDHPKPVFY